One Sodalinema gerasimenkoae IPPAS B-353 DNA segment encodes these proteins:
- a CDS encoding RNA recognition motif domain-containing protein: protein MSIYIGNLSYDAVQEDLEEVFREYGTVKRTQIPVDRETGRSRGFGFVEMSSDEEEDKAIEALNGAEWMGRQLRVNKAKPRENNRSRQGYSGGRGGGGGRY from the coding sequence ATGTCAATTTATATCGGTAATCTGTCCTACGACGCGGTTCAAGAAGATCTTGAAGAGGTCTTTCGTGAGTATGGCACAGTCAAAAGGACTCAAATCCCGGTTGATCGGGAAACTGGTCGCTCTCGCGGATTTGGGTTTGTCGAAATGTCTTCGGATGAAGAAGAAGACAAAGCGATCGAAGCTCTCAACGGTGCAGAATGGATGGGTCGCCAACTGCGTGTAAACAAAGCCAAGCCTCGTGAAAACAATCGTTCTCGTCAAGGCTATTCTGGTGGACGCGGTGGGGGTGGCGGTCGCTACTAA